The following coding sequences lie in one Pseudalkalibacillus hwajinpoensis genomic window:
- a CDS encoding response regulator transcription factor yields MTPRLLIAEDEEILRMLIVDTLEDDGYDIDEAEDGAEAYSFIQDNDYDLVLLDYMMPEMTGLEVIKKVRSEGNMDVKIMMLTAKAQKKDEEIAREAGADYFISKPFSPVELASVVEDILGE; encoded by the coding sequence TTGACTCCTAGATTATTAATAGCAGAAGATGAAGAGATTCTAAGAATGTTAATCGTTGATACACTTGAAGATGATGGGTATGACATCGATGAGGCTGAAGATGGGGCGGAAGCATACAGTTTTATTCAAGATAATGACTATGATTTAGTATTACTTGATTACATGATGCCTGAGATGACTGGTCTTGAAGTTATCAAAAAAGTTCGCTCTGAAGGGAACATGGATGTCAAAATCATGATGCTAACGGCAAAGGCTCAGAAGAAAGATGAAGAGATTGCAAGAGAAGCTGGGGCGGATTATTTTATTTCAAAACCGTTTAGTCCTGTTGAGCTTGCGAGCGTCGTAGAGGATATTCTTGGTGAATAG